In a single window of the Armatimonadota bacterium genome:
- the uvrB gene encoding excinuclease ABC subunit UvrB, with product MPQFEMVTEMPPRGDQPQAIARLVESIRKGHRYQTLLGVTGSGKTYTMAKVIEQIQRPTLVLAHNKTLAAQLYGEFRQFFPHNAVRYFVSYYDYYQPEAYVPQTDLYIAKDASINDEIDRLRHAATKALMERRDVIVVASVSCIYGLGRPEDYKEVMLFVRKGERRSREELLRRLVDIQYERNDIDFARGRFRVRGDVIEVHPAYEDRAVRIELFGDEVDRIMELHPVTGEILEEKTAVAIWPAKHWVTTEERLARALESIEAELRERVAWFRAQGKLLEAQRLEFRTKYDLELLREVGYCPGIENYSRHLDGRRPGERPGCLLDYFPRDYLMFIDESHVTVPQVHGMLEGDRSRKQNLVEFGFRLPSAYDNRPLSWEEFETLIHQVVFVSATPAEYERRVSQTIVEQIVRPTGLVDPYVEVRPARGQIDDLLAEIKAQVEKGERTLVTTLTKRMAEDLTAYLQEMGLKVHYLHSEVETLDRVQILKDLRLGTYDVLVGINLLREGLDLPEVSLVAILDADREGYLRSETALIQTMGRAARHIGGRVLLYADEVTDSMRRAIAETNRRREIQIRFNEEHGITPQSVVKPIRDLIDLAEVAEEVAAYQPEQEVLTAKELITLAETQRAKVPWDIARLLMLSPQELEQTIASLEREMRRAAAELQFEKAAVLRDQISELKKGLGEPFFAGARGGRGAGGRRGGLRRGRGRLRPGRTY from the coding sequence GTGCCGCAGTTTGAGATGGTGACCGAGATGCCCCCCCGCGGCGATCAGCCCCAGGCGATCGCCCGGCTCGTGGAGAGCATCCGGAAGGGCCACCGCTACCAGACGCTGCTCGGGGTCACGGGATCCGGGAAGACGTACACCATGGCCAAGGTCATCGAGCAGATCCAGCGGCCCACCCTGGTCCTGGCCCACAACAAGACCCTGGCCGCGCAGCTCTACGGCGAGTTCCGTCAGTTCTTCCCCCACAACGCCGTCCGCTACTTCGTCTCCTACTACGACTACTACCAGCCGGAGGCCTACGTCCCCCAGACCGACCTCTACATTGCCAAGGACGCCTCGATCAACGACGAGATCGACCGGCTCCGGCACGCGGCGACCAAGGCGCTGATGGAGCGGCGGGATGTCATCGTCGTCGCCTCGGTCTCCTGCATCTACGGCCTGGGTCGGCCTGAGGACTACAAGGAGGTCATGCTGTTTGTCCGCAAGGGCGAGCGCCGCAGCCGGGAGGAGCTCCTGCGCCGGCTGGTCGACATCCAGTACGAGCGCAACGACATCGACTTTGCCCGCGGTCGCTTCCGGGTGCGCGGGGACGTCATCGAGGTCCATCCGGCCTACGAGGACCGCGCCGTGCGCATCGAGCTGTTCGGCGACGAGGTGGATCGGATCATGGAACTCCACCCCGTCACCGGGGAGATCCTCGAGGAGAAGACGGCCGTGGCCATCTGGCCGGCCAAGCACTGGGTGACCACGGAGGAGCGGCTGGCGCGGGCGCTGGAGAGCATCGAGGCCGAGCTGCGGGAACGGGTGGCGTGGTTCCGGGCGCAGGGGAAGCTGCTGGAAGCGCAGCGCCTGGAGTTTCGGACCAAGTACGACCTGGAACTGCTGCGCGAGGTCGGCTACTGCCCGGGCATCGAAAACTACTCCCGCCACCTGGACGGGCGGCGGCCGGGCGAGCGGCCGGGCTGCCTGCTGGATTACTTCCCCCGGGACTACCTGATGTTCATCGACGAGAGCCACGTCACGGTGCCGCAGGTGCACGGCATGCTGGAGGGCGATCGTTCACGCAAGCAGAACCTTGTTGAATTCGGCTTCCGGCTGCCCAGCGCCTACGACAACCGGCCGCTGTCCTGGGAGGAGTTCGAAACTCTGATCCACCAGGTGGTCTTCGTCTCGGCCACGCCCGCGGAGTACGAGCGGCGGGTCAGCCAGACCATTGTGGAGCAGATCGTCCGCCCCACCGGGCTGGTCGACCCCTACGTGGAGGTGCGCCCGGCCCGGGGGCAGATCGACGACCTGCTGGCGGAGATCAAAGCGCAGGTGGAGAAGGGCGAGCGCACCCTGGTCACCACGCTGACCAAGCGGATGGCCGAGGACCTCACCGCCTATCTCCAGGAGATGGGCCTGAAGGTCCACTACCTGCACTCCGAAGTGGAGACCCTGGACCGCGTCCAGATCCTGAAGGACCTGCGCCTGGGGACCTATGACGTTCTGGTGGGGATCAACCTGCTCCGCGAGGGCCTGGATCTGCCGGAAGTCTCGCTGGTGGCCATCCTCGACGCCGACCGCGAAGGCTACCTCCGCTCGGAGACCGCCCTCATCCAGACCATGGGGCGCGCCGCCCGCCACATCGGCGGGCGGGTGCTGCTCTACGCCGATGAGGTCACGGATTCGATGCGGCGCGCCATCGCCGAGACGAACCGCCGGCGCGAGATCCAGATCAGGTTCAACGAGGAGCACGGGATCACGCCGCAGTCCGTGGTCAAGCCCATCCGCGACCTCATTGACCTGGCCGAGGTGGCGGAAGAGGTCGCCGCCTACCAGCCCGAGCAGGAAGTCCTCACGGCGAAAGAGCTGATCACGCTGGCCGAGACGCAGCGGGCCAAAGTGCCCTGGGACATCGCGCGCCTGCTGATGCTCTCCCCCCAGGAACTGGAGCAGACCATTGCCTCGCTGGAGCGGGAGATGCGCCGGGCCGCGGCCGAGCTCCAGTTCGAGAAGGCGGCGGTGCTGCGCGACCAGATCAGCGAGCTGAAGAAGGGGCTGGGCGAGCCCTTCTTCGCCGGAGCCCGGGGCGGACGGGGGGCCGGCGGCCGGCGGGGCGGGCTGCGCCGGGGACGGGGACGGCTGCGCCCGGGCCGGACCTACTGA
- the coaE gene encoding dephospho-CoA kinase (Dephospho-CoA kinase (CoaE) performs the final step in coenzyme A biosynthesis.), giving the protein MKVLGITGGIATGVTLVARMFGDLGAVVVEADEVSREVVRPGSEVYRAIVEAFGPEVVGPDGALDRRRLGRIVFGDPAARTRLNAITHPAIRRRLRERIAEIRGARPDAVVVVDLPLLLDTVGPEAFDLDGVIVVTATPEQQIHRVMRRDGLTQAEAQRRLEAQRPVALKAAEADWVIDNSGTVAETRAQVEALWRRLTAANT; this is encoded by the coding sequence GTGAAGGTGTTGGGCATCACCGGCGGTATCGCCACCGGGGTGACCCTGGTCGCCCGGATGTTCGGGGATCTGGGCGCCGTCGTCGTGGAGGCCGACGAAGTGTCCCGCGAGGTGGTCCGCCCGGGGTCGGAGGTCTATCGGGCCATCGTGGAGGCCTTCGGCCCCGAGGTGGTGGGTCCCGACGGCGCGCTGGACCGCCGCCGGCTCGGCCGGATCGTCTTCGGCGATCCGGCGGCCCGGACCCGGCTCAACGCCATCACCCACCCCGCCATCCGCCGCCGCCTCCGGGAGCGCATCGCAGAGATTCGTGGAGCGAGGCCGGACGCGGTCGTCGTCGTGGACCTCCCGCTGCTCCTGGACACCGTGGGGCCGGAGGCCTTCGATCTGGACGGCGTCATCGTGGTCACGGCCACCCCCGAGCAGCAGATCCATCGGGTGATGCGCCGCGACGGGCTGACCCAGGCGGAGGCGCAGCGCCGGCTCGAGGCGCAGCGCCCGGTGGCGCTCAAGGCCGCCGAAGCGGACTGGGTCATCGACAACTCCGGGACCGTGGCTGAGACGCGCGCCCAGGTCGAAGCCCTCTGGCGGCGGCTGACGGCCGCGAACACCTGA